A portion of the Malania oleifera isolate guangnan ecotype guangnan chromosome 3, ASM2987363v1, whole genome shotgun sequence genome contains these proteins:
- the LOC131150613 gene encoding pirin-like protein, with amino-acid sequence MSGSDRSIGLNRPRLVTKKFLAKPQHEGDGAVVRRSIGRSELKYLDPFLMMDEFSVSPPAGFPDHPHRGFETVTYMLQGAFTHQDFSGHKGTIHTGDVQWMTAGRGIIHSEMPAGEGTQRGLQLWINLSSNEKMIEPGYQEVISQDIPRAERDGVEVHVIAGEAMGAQSPVYTRTPTMYLDFTLKPRAQMHQSIPESWNSFVYIIEGEGVFGSLNSSPITAHHVLVLGPGDGLSAWNKSSKPLRFVLLGGQPLNESVVQYGPFVMNTQAEIDQAIEDYHYCKNGFEMAKYWRSQSAG; translated from the exons ATGTCTGGTTCGGATCGAAGCATAGGTCTCAACAGACCAAGATTGGTGACGAAGAAGTTCCTCGCCAAACCTCAACATGAGGGTGACGGGGCTGTTGTTAGAAGAAGCATTGGAAG GTCTGAATTGAAGTATTTGGATCCATTTCTCATGATGGATGAATTCTCAG TCTCTCCTCCTGCTGGTTTTCCTGATCATCCACACCGAG GTTTCGAGACTGTTACATACATGCTGCAG GGAGCTTTTACTCATCAAGATTTTTCAGGCCATAAGGGTACAATCCATACTGGTGATGTGCAG TGGATGACGGCAGGAAGAGGGATAATCCACTCAGAAATGCCAGCAGGGGAAGGAACTCAAAGGGGTTTACAACTTTGGATAAATCTTTCCAGTAATGAAAAGAT GATTGAACCAGGGTATCAAGAGGTGATAAGTCAAGACATACCGAGGGCTGAAAGAGATGGAGTTGAGGTCCACGTTATAGCAGGAGAAGCAATGGGAGCTCAATCTCCAGTTTACACCCGAACTCCAACAATGTACCTTGATTTCACCCTAAAACCCAGAGCCCAGATGCATCAAAGCATACCAGAGTCTTGGAATTCCTTTGTATATATAATAGAAGGGGAAGGTGTATTTGGTTCTTTGAACTCATCCCCAATAACTGCTCACCATGTCCTGGTTTTGGGTCCTGGAGATGGTCTTAGTGCATGGAACAAGTCCTCCAAGCCACTGAGGTTTGTGCTACTTGGCGGGCAGCCCCTCAACGAATCTGTGGTTCAATATGGCCCTTTTGTGATGAACACACAAGCTGAAATCGATCAGGCTATTGAAGACTATCACTATTGCAAGAATGGATTTGAGATGGCCAAGTATTGGAGATCCCAATCGGCCGGCTAA